The sequence AAGCAGAAAAATACTTGTTCTGTTACAATTAATGTGCACATATTCCATAAAAAAAGAAGGTATCCAATCTGATTTTCTCTATTTCATAACAAAGTACTCTAAATAGAAAGAACTCTATTTACTTCATTTACATCATGAAAAAAGAACTTGTTCGAAGAAAAACTGTGACCAAGAAGATGTAGAAATATTTAGAATAGATGAACTAATTGAAACTGCCTGCCTTTTATTTATTACAAGTTTTCAAAATCCATGGACGCCATGGATTTTTTTGTTATACTTCATGGAAATAATTCCTGATATGATTATCGATACAAAAACAGAAGCCTTCCAAGACGCGCCAGAAATCGTATGATGTATACTCTATACATTAGACAATTCATTTCTCCTCCTGAAGCGCCACTCAGATAAACCCGAATGATCCACATGGTGAGATCCAGGTGGGAAGGTCGAATCATGAGAAACTCTCGAAGCAGCAATCATCCGTGAGACGCAAGAAGAAACAGGAATTCTCCTTTCGAAAGACAGTATCGAATATGTGAAAACATTCTATATCATCCGTGAGCGGGATAATAAACACCTCATCTATCATCTCTTCTGTGCAGAATATCATGGAGAACCTATCATTCTGAGTGATGAGCATACTGAATATGGATGGTTCAATCATGAAACTGCTCTCACTCTTCCACTCATACATGATGAAGAGCCCTGCATAGAAGCCTTCCTCCAATATAGAAATAATCTCTAACTTTCCCCTATGTCCAACACGAATCTCATCACTTGTCCGAATTGCGGTCACCAGTTTTCTCTCTCAGACGTCCAGAAACATGAGATGGAAGAGAT is a genomic window of Candidatus Gracilibacteria bacterium containing:
- a CDS encoding NUDIX hydrolase, with translation MEIIPDMIIDTKTEAFQDAPEIVGCILYTLDNSFLLLKRHSDKPEGSTWGDPGGKVESGETLEAAIIRETQEETGILLSKDSIEYVKTFYIIRERDNKHLIYHLFCAEYHGEPIILSDEHTEYGWFNHETALTLPLIHDEEPCIEAFLQYRNNL